The genomic DNA TTACCGCACTGTCGGCGCCCGCTCGGTACAGATGGACAGCGTCCAGAACCTGCGCGACATAGGTGGCTACTTCAGCGAACACGGGAACCGTATGACTGGCTGGGGCAAGATATTCCGCTCGGGCGAGCTCAAGGCACTTAGCCGCAACGACACGATCCGGCTGGATAACCTGAAGATCAAAACTGTCATCGACCTACGGGGAGAAGACGAAATAGCCCTCGCTCCGGAAAAATATGCAGGGGCGAACATCATCTCCATCCCGATCCCGGTAAAAGGCAAAGAACAGATCACCCGACGCCTGGAAGAAGGACGCATACGCAAAGGCGACGGGCTCGTGTATATGCAGGACACCTATATCAGCTATGTGACGGACAACAGCGAACAATTCGGCAAAGCCCTGAAAGTCTTTCTCGACAAGGACAACTACCCGATCCTCGTGAACTGCTCGATGGGAAAAGACCGTGCCGGCTTCCTGACGGCCATGCTGCTGACAGCCCTCGATGTGCCGGAAGAAACGATCATGAAAGACTATATGGCTTCCA from Parabacteroides merdae ATCC 43184 includes the following:
- a CDS encoding tyrosine-protein phosphatase — encoded protein: MILKRILFLFTSVALLAGCSSGRAPEIRAICLRDDIGNYIIKWETAPHTDGTMKLYVSDTPNSFDMSRPCSYADINDGRVTYITNDNITRKYFLLSFNDKYYRTVGARSVQMDSVQNLRDIGGYFSEHGNRMTGWGKIFRSGELKALSRNDTIRLDNLKIKTVIDLRGEDEIALAPEKYAGANIISIPIPVKGKEQITRRLEEGRIRKGDGLVYMQDTYISYVTDNSEQFGKALKVFLDKDNYPILVNCSMGKDRAGFLTAMLLTALDVPEETIMKDYMASNNHIDLRSLAYMARNLNTDAQETITVLLGANETWLDLAFHKIKKEYGSTDKYLSKGLHLTEKERDTLKDIILN